One genomic region from Populus nigra chromosome 8, ddPopNigr1.1, whole genome shotgun sequence encodes:
- the LOC133700971 gene encoding arabinogalactan protein 41-like: MAGVSRVVAAVVALLVVFAIVLPIAQAQAPAPAPTSDGTSIDQGIAYVLMLVALALTYLIHAADLSHSF, translated from the exons atggctgGTGTTTCCAGGGTTGTTGCAGCTGTAGTTgctcttcttgttgtttttgcCATCGTTTTGCCCATTGCTCAGGCCCAAGCTCCTGCCCCTGCCCCTACTAGTGATG gGACATCAATTGACCAAGGCATTGCGTATGTGCTGATGTTGGTGGCACTAGCACTCACGTACCTCATTCACGCGGCAGACTTATCCCACAGCTTCTGA
- the LOC133702217 gene encoding uncharacterized protein LOC133702217 — MSGVSCPGSVSSAMPKDLRPNGYNQHQASKRGTYSCFQMPLHYPRYKKSDYETMPEWRLDCLLKEYGLPAIGDANQKRNFAMGAFLWPSENE, encoded by the coding sequence ATGAGTGGAGTTAGCTGCCCAGGCAGTGTCAGCTCGGCCATGCCTAAAGACTTGAGGCCTAATGGGTATAACCAGCATCAAGCAAGCAAAAGAGGCACCTACTCTTGCTTCCAGATGCCACTGCATTACCCAAGGTACAAGAAGTCTGACTACGAGACCATGCCTGAGTGGAGATTGGACTGCTTGTTGAAAGAGTACGGGCTGCCTGCTATTGGAGATGCTAACCAGAAGAGGAATTTTGCCATGGGAGCCTTCCTTTGGCCTTCAGAGAATGAGTGA
- the LOC133700774 gene encoding CMP-sialic acid transporter 1-like, with product MQWYFVAVLLTILTSSQGILTTLSQSNGKYLYDYATVPFLAEVFKLLLSTLLLWRECRISPSTRVTTEWKSVRLYVIPSIIYLIHNNVQFATLTYVDTSTYQIMGNLKIVTTAILFRLFLRRRLSNLQWMAIVLLAVGTTTSQVKGCGEASCDSLFAAPIQGYMLGVLSACLSALAGVYTEFLMKKNNDSLYWQNVQLYTFGSIFNMARLVLDDYRGGYENGSWWQRLFNGYSITTWMVVLNLGSTGLLVSWLMKYADNIVKVYSTSLAMLLTMVLSVYLFNLKPTLQLLLGTIICMMSLHMYFAPPNMLVDLPTQVRAAPESLKEVAVERRTDS from the exons ATGCAGTGGTACTTCGTTGCCGTACTTCTCACAATTCTCACCAGCTCCCAG GGCATTTTGACGACTCTATCTCAGAGCAATGGAAAGTATTTGTACGACTATGCCACTGTACCCTTTCTTGCTGAAGTTTTCaag CTGCTGCTTTCTACTTTGCTTCTTTGGAGAGAATGTCGGATATCACCGTCTACCAGGGTGACTACAGAATGGAAGAGTGTGCGCTTATATGTTATTCCTTCAATCATATATCTAATTCATAACAATGTTCAGTTTGCTACATTGACTTATGTGGATACGTCCACGTATCAGATAATGGGTAATTTGAAGATTGTTACCACTGCGATATTATTCAG GTTATTCTTGAGGAGGAGACTCTCTAATCTGCAGTGGATGGCAATTGTTCTATTAGCTGTTGGAACAACCACGAGCCAG GTCAAAGGTTGTGGAGAAGCATCCTGTGATTCTTTGTTTGCTGCTCCAATCCAAGGCTATATGTTGGGGGTACTATCTGCTTGTCTATCCGCATTAGCAGGTGTCTACACAGAGTTTCTTATGAAGAAGAACAATGATAGCTTGTACTGGCAAAATGTACAATTATATAC ATTTGGCTCAATATTCAATATGGCTCGGCTTGTCCTGGATGATTACAGAGGTGGCTACGAGAACGGATCTTGGTGGCAACGCCTTTTCAATGGCTACAGTATTACAACTTGGATGgttgttttgaatcttggatCCACTGGCTTGTTGGTTTCATGGTTGATGAAGTATGCTGATAATATTGTGAAg GTGTATTCTACATCACTGGCAATGCTTCTAACAATGGTTTTGTCTGTGTACCTCTTTAACCTCAAGCCTACTTTGCAG CTTTTATTGGGTACAATCATCTGTATGATGTCACTGCACATGTATTTTGCCCCTCCAAACATGCTTGTGGATTTGCCTACACAAGTCAGAGCTGCTCCTGAGAGCCTGAAAGAAGTAGCAGTTGAGCGAAGAACAGATTCCTGA
- the LOC133702351 gene encoding uncharacterized protein LOC133702351, with the protein MEQFRQTGEVLGSLKALMVLQDDIQINQKQCCLLVNIFCLAFKTIAEEIKQNLKLEEKNTKWRPLEEPLKEVYRVFKEGELYVRRCLDNKDWWGKAISLHQNKDSVEFHIHNLLSCFPAVIEAVEIAGEISGLDQEEMTKKRAMLVKKYDRGWSDPKLFQWNFGKQYLVPREICRQMERAMREDRWLLIDTIKEKRRALPPGKSEHRLGELLLKKLNVLAPANGKLPPSSILLEAEDYQVRRRLGGNQHKEIQWLGENFALRHFFHDFEPLNSEISMLLSLSHPNIVQYLCGFYDENKKECFLVMELMTKDFYSYIKENSSPKKRVLFPLPTVVDIMLQIARGMEFLHSRKIYVGDFNPSNVLLKPRKSTEGYFHVKVSGFGLTSVKNHSSRHSSPEPSPVDTCIWHAPEVLAEQEQARNASIRKYTEKADVYSFGMLCFQLLTGKLPFEDGHLQGDQMINNIRAGERPLFPSLSPKYLVSLTKKCWHTEPSYRPTFSSICRVLRYIKKFLVMNPNDGQPYIQSPPVDFYDLEAGFLKKCQGEVTCDLPSVSQIPFQMFSYRLIEKEKTCVQIKFKNSEAVSEAASNGWDESNSVVEDHHVPAIDARSFTSDVKSVGFDMKSTFTEVPDRKIPSDLRSVRSEPADKKLLLIKKTTSVKVRKVSGKPKPLPPSKSLPWTPPGHSMKMRCESPKPLSKSSMSPIRRRSPGQASNP; encoded by the exons ATGGAACAGTTCAGGCAGACAGGGGAAGTGTTGGGAAGTTTGAAGGCTCTGATGGTATTGCAAGATGATATTCAGATCAATCAGAAGCAGTGCTGTTTGCTGGTTAATATCTTTTGTTTGGCCTTTAAAACGATAGCGGAGGAGATCAAGCAGAACCTAAAACTAGAAGAGAAGAACACCAAGTGGAGGCCTCTTGAAGAGCCTTTGAAAGAGGTGTATAGGGTATTCAAAGAAGGGGAACTTTATGTTAGGCGTTGCTTGGATAACAAAGATTGGTGGGGAAAAGCTATTAGCCTTCATCAGAATAAGGACTCTGTTGAGTTTCACATCCACAACTTGCTTAGCTGCTTTCCTGCTGTTATCGAGGCGGTTGAGATTGCTGGAGAAATCTCTGGACTTGACCAGGAAGAGATGACAAAGAAGAGGGCAATGCTGGTAAAAAAGTATGATAGGGGTTGGAGTGATCCGAAACTTTTCCAATGGAATTTTGGGAAGCAGTATTTGGTCCCTCGGGAAATTTGTAGGCAGATGGAGAGGGCTATGAGAGAAGATAGATGGCTTCTTATTGATACAATCAAGGAGAAGAGAAGGGCATTGCCACCAGGAAAGAGTGAGCATCGACTTGGAGAACTTTTGCTGAAGAAACTAAATGTACTAGCACCAGCTAATGGCAAACTCCCACCAAGTTCAATTTTGTTAGAAGCAGAAGATTACCAAGTGAGGAGAAGGTTAGGTGGAAATCAGCACAAGGAAATTCAATGGCTAGGGGAGAATTTTGCTTTGAGACATTTCTTTCACGATTTTGAACCGTTGAATTCCGAAATTTCTATGCTGTTGTCCCTTTCCCATCCCAACATAGTGCAGTACCTCTGTGGCTTTTATGATGAAAACAAGAAGGAATGTTTCCTTGTAATGGAATTGATGACCAAAGATTTCTATTCTTACATAAAAGAGAACAGCAGTCCGAAGAAGCGGGTTTTGTTCCCTCTTCCAACTGTAGTTGATATTATGCTTCAGATTGCAAGAGGAATGGAATTTCTCCACTCACGGAAGATCTATGTGGGAGATTTTAATCCTAGTAACGTCCTTCTCAAACCCAGGAAATCTACAGAAGGTTATTTTCATGTGAAAGTCTCAGGGTTTGGCTTAACATCTGTCAAAAATCATTCTTCTCGACACTCATCGCCAGAGCCAAGTCCAGTCGATACTTGCATTTGGCATGCCCCAGAAGTTCTGGCAGAGCAAGAACAGGCAAGAAATGCTAGCATTAGAAAGTACACAGAGAAAGCAGATGTTTATAGCTTTGGGATGCTTTGTTTCCAGCTCTTGACAGGGAAACTTCCCTTTGAGGATGGGCATCTTCAAGGAGACCAAATGATCAATAATATAAGAGCAGGAGAACGGCCATTATTCCCATCCCTTTCACCAAAATACCTTGTAAGCTTAACCAAGAAATGCTGGCATACGGAGCCAAGTTATCGCCCTACTTTCTCGTCTATTTGTAGGGTTCTGAGATACATCAAGAAGTTCCTTGTGATGAACCCTAATGACGGTCAGCCTTATATACAGTCGCCGCCCGTAGATTTTTATGACTTGGAGGCAGGGTTTCTAAAGAAGTGTCAAGGGGAGGTGACTTGTGATCTACCTTCAGTGTCACAAATTCCATTTCAAATGTTTTCTTATAGGCttatagagaaagaaaaaacttgtgtacaaattaaatttaagaattCTGAAGCAGTAAGTGAAGCAGCCTCAAATGGCTGGGATGAGAGTAACTCTGTAGTGGAGGATCATCACGTACCAGCAATTGATGCCAGGTCGTTTACATCTGACGTGAAGTCTGTTGGTTTTGATATGAAGTCGACTTTCACTGAAGTTCCAGACAGGAAAATTCCATCTGACTTGAGGTCAGTTCGTTCCGAGCCCGCTGATAAGAAACTACTGTTGATAAAGAAAACTACCAGCGTGAAGGTCAGAAAAGTTTCAG GAAAGCCAAAACCCCTACCACCATCGAAATCATTGCCATGGACGCCACCAGGGCACAGCATGAAGATGAGATGCGAGAGTCCGAAACCATTATCCAAGAGCAGTATGAGCCCAATCAGACGCAGATCACCTGGACAAGCTTCAAACCCTTAG
- the LOC133702350 gene encoding protein SPA1-RELATED 2-like, whose protein sequence is MEGLGDEVALMDMAEEAHLQGTESEHSVKPPESSNLLESRETVIASAGDYPESSFHVLADKLEGKNGNRSANPPMDASKQPCSSPRSMDDAGNMVEELVVRNYDGSNLAVVGTSNNRQRMQARQSQWPHLYQIGGGSVTGISCSNTLYRDRGQALLDVQHPSSSDILVQKTLSNERNDVSEQLVHTDFNGLSGNVSSHGSFRTKILSKSGFSEFFVKNTLKGKGIIYRGPPHDSLKLGPRDQNNERSAGGTLAASDTPLNLSAKTVTMTSSYGITGPSPSGSDHDGVRGGILATSDTPLNLSAKTVRMTSSYGITGPSPSGSDHDGVSLRKWLDAVQLKANKVERLQIFRRIVDLVDYSHSQGVALPDLWPSSFKLLQSNQVKYLGSAVPRDMLESSMDQDTPCSDNHAVRRRPSEQGMFSFVTAFAKKQKFSESMNYISSWPQLSTKHSLKLESTSDGGVDTIVSQDSQNEATERNNDTEYGIQAKSSSHELSKIGQRQLTSIVDRLEEKWYTSPEEFNDGICSIASNIYGLGILLFELLGRFDTDRAQATVMSDLRHRILPPQFLSENPREAGFCLWLLHPEPASRPSTREILQSELINGLQEVSAEELSSSIDQDDAESELLFHFLVSLKEQKQNHASKLVEDIRCLDTDIEEVGRRNCSKKHLLHSCLENDFLNARQPTSEHKEPYRLEAFSQVSPDFKTNDMRLMSNISQLESAYFSMRSEVQLAETDATIRQDNDLLRNHENWYIEQEGEETQNTTDCLGSFFDGLCKYARYSKFEVRGLLRTGDFSNSANVICSLSFDRDADYFAAGGVSKKIKIFDFNSIFNDPVDIHYPVIEMSNESKLSCICWNSYIKNYLASTGYDGVVKLWDVSTGQGVFQYNEHEKRAWSVDFSQVCPTKLASGSDDCSVKLWSINEKNSISTIRNIANVCCVQFSSHSTHLLAFGSANYRTYCYDLRNARAPWCVLAGHDKAVSYVKFLDSETLVTASTDNSLKIWDLNKTSSSSSSVSACSVTLGGHTNEKNFVGLSVANDYITCGSETNEVFAYHRSLPMPITSHKFGSIDPISGKETDDDNGLFVSSVCWRGKSDTVVAANSSGCLKVLQMV, encoded by the exons ATGgag GGATTGGGTGATGAAGTGGCTTTGATGGACATGGCAGAGGAGGCACACCTCCAAGGTACAGAGAGCGAGCATTCTGTGAAACCACCTGAAAGCTCCAACTTGTTGGAATCTCGTGAAACAGTTATAGCCAGTGCTGGTGATTACCCTGAGAGTTCATTCCATGTACTTGCTGATAAGTTGGAGGGCAAGAATGGAAATAGGAGTGCAAACCCTCCTATGGATGCATCCAAACAGCCTTGTTCTAGCCCTCGCTCTATGGATGATGCTGGGAATATGGTTGAAGAATTAGTGGTGAGAAATTATGATGGTTCAAACTTAGCTGTTGTTGGTACATCAAACAATAGGCAAAGGATGCAAGCCAGGCAGAGCCAGTGGCCGCATCTTTATCAAATTGGAGGGGGATCAGTAACTGGGATTTCTTGTAGTAATACCTTGTATAGGGACCGTGGTCAAGCATTGCTGGATGTGCAGCACCCATCTTCATCTGACATTTTGGTTCAAAAAACCTTGAGCAATGAAAGAAATGACGTCTCAGAACAATTGGTGCATACCGACTTTAATGGGTTGTCAGGCAATGTGAGTTCACATGGTAGTTTCCGGACAAAGATTCTTTCAAAATCAGGATTTTCTGAGTTTTTTGTCAAAAACACCTTGAAAGGTAAGGGGATTATTTATAGAGGGCCGCCACATGATAGCTTGAAACTTGGGCCAAGAGACCAGAATAATGAAAGGTCCGCGGGTGGCACTTTGGCAGCTTCTGATACTCCTTTGAACTTGAGTGCTAAAACTGTAACGATGACTTCTTCATATGGTATCACTGGGCCGAGCCCTAGTGGTTCTGATCATGATGGAGTGAGGGGTGGCATTTTGGCAACTTCTGATACTCCTTTGAACTTGAGTGCTAAAACTGTAAGGATGACTTCTTCATATGGTATCACTGGGCCGAGCCCTAGTGGTTCTGATCATGATGGAGTGAGTTTGAGGAAATGGCTGGATGCTGTACAGCTAAAAGCAAATAAAGTTGAGAGATTGCAAATATTTAGACGGATTGTTGATCTAGTGGATTATTCTCACTCTCAAGGAGTTGCCTTGCCTGACTTGTGGCCATCCAGCTTCAAGTTGTTGCAATCAAATCAGGTTAAATACCTTGGTTCAGCTGTCCCAAGAGACATGTTAGAAAGTTCCATGGATCAAGATACACCCTGCTCCGACAATCATGCGGTCAGGAGAAGGCCATCGGAACAAGGAATGTTTTCTTTTGTTACTGCATTTGCCAAGAAGCAGAAGTTTAGTGAGAGCATGAACTATATAAGTAGCTGGCCTCAGTTATCTACAAAACATAGCTTGAAACTTGAATCTACAAGTGATGGGGGTGTTGATACAATTGTCTCACAAGATTCTCAAAATGAAGCTACTGAACGTAACAATGACACAGAATATGGGATTCAGGCCAAGTCCAGCAGCCATGAGCTGTCTAAAATAGGTCAACGACAGTTGACTTCTATTGTTGACCGGTTGGAAGAGAAATGGTATACAAGTCCCGAGGAGTTCAATGATGGCATCTGCAGTATTGCATCAAATATTTATGGTCTTGGAATTCTACTATTTGAG TTGCTTGGTCGTTTTGACACTGACAGAGCACAAGCGACGGTAATGTCAGACCTTCGTCACAGGATTCTTCCTCCTCAATTTCTATCTGAAAATCCAAGGGAAGCTGGATTCTGCCTTTGGCTACTTCATCCTGAACCTGCATCACGCCCATCAACAAG GGAAATCCTACAATCTGAATTGATTAATGGATTGCAGGAGGTGTCCGCAGAAGAATTATCATCCTCTATCGACCAAGATGATGCTGAATCAGAACTATTGTTTCATTTCCTTGTTTCATTGAAGGAACAGAAGCAGAACCATGCCAGTAAGTTAGTGGAAGATATCAGGTGCTTGGATACTGATATTGAAGAGGTTGGTAGGAGAAACTGCTCAAAGAAACACTTGCTCCATTCTTGCTTAGAGAATGACTTTCTAAATGCAAGGCAACCTACCTCTGAGCATAAAGAACCTTACAGGTTGGAGGCATTTTCTCAAGTATCACCTGATTTTAAGACAAATGATATGAGGTTGATGAGCAATATCAGTCAGCTTGAAAGTGCTTATTTCTCCATGAGATCTGAAGTCCAGCTTGCTGAGACTGATGCTACCATTCGCCAAGATAATGATTTACTGAGAAATCATGAGAACTGGTATATAGAACAAGAGGGTGAAGAAACACAGAACACCACTGATTGCCTGGGATCCTTTTTTGATGGTTTGTGCAAATATGCTCGTTATAGTAAGTTTGAAGTGCGTGGGCTACTAAGAACTGGGGACTTTAGCAATTCTGCAAATGTTATTTGTTCTTTGAGTTTTGACCGTGATGCAGACTATTTTGCTGCTGGTGGagtatcaaagaaaataaagatatttgattttaattcaaTCTTTAATGACCCTGTTGATATTCATTATCCAGTTATTGAAATGTCAAATGAGTCAAAGCTCAGCTGCATTTGCTGGAACAGCTACATCAAGAACTATCTGGCTTCAACTGGATATGATGGTGTTGTGAAG CTATGGGATGTGAGTACTGGTCAAGGGGTTTTTCAATACAATGAGCATGAAAAGAGAGCTTGGTCCGTGGACTTTTCTCAAGTATGCCCAACAAAATTAGCCAGTGGTAGTGATGATTGTTCTGTGAAGCTATGGAGCATTAATGAG AAAAATAGTATAAGCACAATCAGGAATATTGCAAATGTTTGCTGTGTGCAGTTCTCTTCTCACTCTACTCATTTGCTGGCCTTTGGATCTGCGAATTACAGAACCTATTGCTATGATCTTCGGAACGCCAGAGCCCCCTGGTGTGTGTTGGCTGGCCATGACAAAGCTGTGAGCTATGTTAAGTTCTTGGACTCTGAAACTCTTGTTACTGCATCCACTGACAATTCACTAAAGATTTGGGATCTCAATAAAACCAGCTCTAGTAGTTCATCTGTCAGTGCTTGTAGCGTAACCCTTGGTGGGCACACTAATGAGAAG AACTTTGTGGGTCTATCTGTTGCCAATGATTACATAACATGTGGTTCAGAAACAAATGAG GTTTTTGCTTACCATAGATCTCTACCTATGCCAATCACTTCTCACAAGTTTGGCTCAATCGATCCTATTTCTGGAAAGGAGACAGATGATGACAATGGGCTGTTTGTTTCAAGTGTCTGCTGGAGAGGGAAATCAGACACGGTTGTTGCTGCCAATTCAAGTGGGTGTTTAAAAGTATTGCAGATGGTTTGA
- the LOC133701822 gene encoding uncharacterized protein LOC133701822 encodes MASNKDGDPSLGYLTRKDTEVKLPRPTRVKNKTPAPIQITAEQILREARERQEADIRPPKQKITDSTELGDYRLRKRKEFEDLIRRVRWNISVWIKYAQWEESQKDFNRARSVWERALEVDYRNHTLWLKYAEVEMKNKFINHARNVWDRAVTLLPRVDQLWYKYIHMEEMLGNIAGARQIFERWMGWMPDQQGWLSYIKFELRYNEVERARGIFERFVQCHPKVSAWIRYAKFEMKNGEVARARNVYEKAVQKLADDEEAEMLFVAFAEFEERCKETERARCIYKFALDHIPKGRAEDLYRKFVAFEKQYGDKEGIEDAIVGKRRFQYEDEVRKNPLNYDAWFDYIRLEESVTNKVRIREVYERAIANVPPAQEKRYWQRYIYLWINYALYEELDAEDIERTREVYRECLNLIPHEKFSFAKIWLLAAQFEIRQLNLNGARQVLGNAIGKAPKDKIFKKYIEIELQLGNIDRCRKLYEKYLEWSPENCYAWSKYAELERSLSETERARSIFELAIAQPALDMPELLWKAYIDFEISEGEYDRTRELYERLLDRTKHLKVWISYAKFEASAMEEQNLCIQNARRVFEKALNYFRMSAPELKEERAMLLDEWLDMEKSFGQLGDVSLVEPKLPKKLKKRKQIASEDGLAGYEEYIDYVFPEEAHAHNLKILEKAREWKRQRLASGADD; translated from the exons ATGGCTTCCAATAAAGACGGCGATCCTTCTCTTGGCTACCTAACACGAAAAGATACCGAGGTAAAGCTCCCCCGCCCAACCCGAGTCAAGAACAAAACCCCCGCCCCGATACAAATAACAGCGGAACAAATCCTCCGCGAAGCACGAGAACGACAAGAAGCCGATATCCGACCTCCCAAACAGAAAATCACAGACTCAACTGAACTCGGCGATTACCGTCTCCGTAAGAGGAAGGAATTCGAGGACTTAATTCGACGCGTGAGGTGGAATATAAGTGTTTGGATAAAGTACGCGCAATGGGAGGAGTCTCAGAAAGATTTTAATCGAGCGCGGTCAGTTTGGGAACGTGCGCTCGAGGTGGATTACCGGAATCATACTTTATGGCTGAAATACGCAGAGgtggaaatgaaaaacaagttcaTAAATCATGCGAGGAATGTGTGGGACCGGGCTGTTACCCTTCTCCCGAGGGTTGATCAGCTCTGGTATAAGTACATTCACATGGAGGAGATGTTGGGGAATATTGCGGGAGCTAGGCAGATTTTTGAGAGGTGGATGGGGTGGATGCCGGACCAGCAAGGTTGGCTTTCATATATAAAGTTTGAATTGAGGTATAATGAAGTGGAACGTGCCAGAGGAATTTTTGAGAGGTTTGTTCAGTGTCATCCAAAGGTGAGTGCGTGGATTAGGTATGCAAAGTTTGAGATGAAGAATGGCGAAGTTGCGAGGGCGAGAAATGTGTATGAAAAGGCGGTTCAGAAGTTAGCTGATGATGAGGAGGCTGAGATGTTGTTTGTTGCATTTGCGGAGTTTGAAGAGAGGTGTAAGGAAACGGAGAGGGCTAGGTGCATTTATAAGTTTGCTTTGGATCATATACCAAAAGGGAGGGCGGAGGATTTATATAGGAAGTTTGTTGCGTTTGAGAAACAGTATGGTGATAAAGAAGGGATTGAGGATGCGATTGTGGGGAAGAGGAGGTTTCAGTATGAAGATGAAGTGAGGAAGAATCCTTTGAATTATGATGCGTGGTTTGACTACATAAGGCTGGAGGAGAGTGTGACAAATAAGGTGAGGATTAGGGAGGTGTATGAACGTGCAATTGCTAATGTCCCGCCTGCTCAAGAAAAGAGATACTGGCAAAGATATATCTATCTATG GATAAATTATGCTCTTTATGAAGAGCTCGATGCAGAAGATATAGAGCGAACGCGGGAGGTATATAG GGAATGCTTGAACCTGATTCCACATGAGAAATTCTCATTTGCGAAAATCTGGCTTTTAGCAGCCCAATTTGAGATCAGACAATTGAATCTGAATGGAGCTCGGCAAGTTTTAGGTAATGCTATTGGAAAAGCTCCTAAAGATAAG atatttaagaaatatattgagATTGAGCTGCAGCTTGGTAATATCGACCGTTGCCGAAAACTCTATGAGAAATATTTAGAGTGGTCGCCAGAGAATTGTTATGCATGGAGCAAATATGCTGAACTGGAGAGGTCCTTGAGTGAAACCGAACGGGCACGATCTATTTTTGAGCTTGCTATAGCACAGCCAGCCTTGGACATGCCGGAGTTGTTGTGGAAG GCATATATTGATTTTGAAATCTCTGAGGGTGAATATGATAGAACCCGGGAACTTTATGAGAGGCTCCTGGATCGCACAAAGCATCTAAAAGTTTGGATCAGCTATGCTAAATTTGAGGCATCTGCCATGGAAGAACAGAACTTGTGCATTCAAAATGCAAGAA gGGTTTTTGAGAAAGCTTTAAACTACTTCAGAATGTCCGCCCCTGAACTGAAAGAAGAAAGAGCTATGCTCTTAGATGAATGGTTGGACATGGAGAAAAGTTTTGGCCAGCTCGGTGATGTTAGCCTTGTTGAGCCTAAGCTGCCTAAGAAACTGAAAAAGAGAAAGCAGATTGCTTCTGAAGACGGCCTGGCTGG GTACGAGGAATACATAGATTATGTATTTCCAGAAGAAGCTCATGCCCATAATCTCAAAATCTTGGAAAAAGCACGTGAATGGAAGAGGCAAAGGCTTGCTTCTGGTGCTGACGATTAG